Within the Beduinella massiliensis genome, the region AGCAGGGTTCCGATGCCGCGGGGATAGAGGACGGGCAGGGAAGAGGCTTCCTCCAGCGTGTGCCACTCGCTCGCTTTCTGGTTCCGGTCTGTTTCTGTCGGGTCACGTCTGGGAGAATCGAGCAGATGCGCAAGAAAAACGTGATAAATTCTGTGCGTATAATCGGGGAATTGCTTGCGAAGTGCGTCGTCTTCGTAGATTTCTTCTGCAAGCGCCGCGAAACGATCGATTGCAATGGGATAGCCCGTCTCTTCGAGCACTTCGCGTTTGACGGCGTCCTCCATGGTTTCGTAGGGCTGCTGGCCGCCGCCGGGCAGGTCATAATAAACATGGCCCTCCGGATCCTGACAGCGATTCAACAGAACCCTGCCTTCGCTGATGACGAGCGCCTTGGCAGCGCAGCGTATGGACATGGAATCCTCTCCGTTTCAGGTTTCTTTTTATCCTACGGTAGTATACTTTCATTCTTTTGTCAAGCGATCAAAAAAAGGCCCGTCCGCTCGCGCGGAGGGCTTGATAGGCCTTTCTTACAGGCTGTTGACGAGATTGTACAGCTCCATATTGAACGGACGCTTGCAGCGAAGCGCTTCCGCGATGGGCATATGGAAGATGCGCCCGTCCTTGATGCCGAGCACCTGATTGCTGATGCCGTTGTTCAGCAGCTTGACGGCCAGGTTGCCCGCCTCGAACGCGAAGGACGAGTCGTAGGCGGAGGGCTGCTGGCCGCGCTGGGTGTAGCCCAGCACCGTAGCGCGCGCCTCGACCATGCCGCACTTGCGCTTGAGGATGGAGGCCAGCCGCAGGGACGAGATACCTTCGCCCGGGTAGCACTGCTTGCCGTGGCTGGTCAGGAAGCCGTAGACGTCGAAGGGCTCCATGGAATCCCAGGCGCCCTCCGCCACCACGACGGAGACGCGGTTGTTGCCGCGTGCGATGAGCGCGTTGAGACGGTCCGCCACCTGATCGATCGACCACGGCACCTCCGGCACCACGACGATTTCCGCACCGGTGGAGGCCGCGGATTTGAGCGCGATGTCTCCGCAGTGGCGGCCCATGACCTCGATGACCGCAGGACGGTCGTGCGAGCGGCTGGTCGCGCGGATCGCGCGGATGTCGGACACGCAGGAGTTGACGGCGGTGTCGTAGCCGAGCGTCATTTCGGTGTACGCGAGGTCGTTGTCGATCGTGCCGGGAATGCCGATGGTGGGAATGCCTAGCTCGCTCAGACGCATCGCGCCCTGATAGCTGCCGTCGCCGCCGATGACCACGAGTCCTTCGACGCCCATCTCGTGTAGGTTTGCCACCGCGTGCGCGCGTACCTCTGGCTGCTTGAACTCGACGCATCGCGCCGTGCGCAGGTAGGTGCCGGGCTGATCCGCGATGTCCAGCACCGTATCCAGGTCGAGTTCGACCATGTCGTCTTCAATACGCTGGCTCTTGCACAGCAGGCCGTTATAGCCCCGCTTGACACCAATCAGGGTGATGCCGTAGTAAGACGCGCTGCGGGCGATGGACATGACCGCAGCGTTCATTCCCGGCGAGTCGCCGCCGGAGGTCAGGACGCCAATTCGACGCATAGACGATGCCTCTTTCTCAATTTAGTCATTTTTTCATTACAACCCAAGCTCCATGAGAATCTCCCGGGCTTCTTGCAGCTCGGACTTGAGAACCTGAAGCTCAAAATAGTTTTCCTCTGGCGGCATGGCTTTGTAAACGGGGCGCATGCGCACGAAAATATTTTCGTCCTTGAGTCTGTCGCTGATTCGGTCGGCTGCTTCCTTGCCCTTAATCATGTGAATGACGACCCACATATGAACGCCTCCCGTCAATCCAGGCCGGAGCGGATACAGCCGTGGCGGGTGAGAATCTCCGCCTTGCCGCGAACCTTGACGGCCGATGTATTGTCGGTAAACTGCGCGACCATGACTTCGCCCGCGTCGAGCCGTTCGGTGTGATGCAGACGCGTGTCGCGTCCGCGCGTCATACCGATGATGGTGACGCCGTTTTCAAGCGCTTTGACGACGATGAAGTCCCCGCAGACGGCACTTTCGTTTAAATCGCCTTGCAAATGAAACACCCCCCGTCATGAAAAGCCAAGTCCACCATTTTTATTATAGCATGTGTTTGTTTATGGTGCCACAGTTTTTCTTTCGATTCGTGATTGTGCCCCGCATGCTTCGCCGTTTTTTCATCCTTTTAAACAAATTCCGGCGCCAATAGATGAATGCGCGAAAGACCAATCTTGCAATGCGGCCTTAAAGAAGGTATCATAAGAAAAAAGACAAAAGCAGAAGGGGGTCTTTTCATGCATCCGATTAAGATGACGCCGGCCTATCGCTTCGGCGCGATGACGCCCTGGGGCGGCAGCGCTCTCAGGGACGTATTTGGCAAGGACATTCCAAACGAGCGCACGGGCGAGAGCCTGGAGGTATCCGTGCTTCCCGGCCTGGAGAGCCGCACCCCGGACGGCAGAACGCTTTCGCAGGTACTCGCACAGGGAGGCGAGGACGCGCGCGGGACGGAGGTGGGAGAGGAGTTTCCGCTGCTGCTCAAGCTCATCAGCGCGCGGGAGCGCCTTTCCGTACAGGTACACCCGGGCGACGACTACGCGCGCACAAACGAGGGAGGAAAGCTCGGAAAGACGGAGGCGTGGGTGATTTTAAGCTGCAAGGAGGATGCGCAGATCGTCTACGGCATCCGCGAGGGCGTCACGAAGGAGGACCTCGCCGCAGCGTGCGAGGAGGGCGGCAAGGCGGTGGAGGACTGCCTGCGCTATCTGAACGTGCGCCCGGGCGACGTGGTGTACATCCCCGCCGGCATGGTGCACGCTATCGGCGAGGACATTCTCCTCCTGGAAATTCAGCAATCCAGCGACGTGACCTATCGCTTCTGGGACTGGGGAAGGCTCGACAAGGACGGCAACCCGCGGGAGCTGCACGTCAAAAAA harbors:
- a CDS encoding ATP-dependent 6-phosphofructokinase, whose amino-acid sequence is MRRIGVLTSGGDSPGMNAAVMSIARSASYYGITLIGVKRGYNGLLCKSQRIEDDMVELDLDTVLDIADQPGTYLRTARCVEFKQPEVRAHAVANLHEMGVEGLVVIGGDGSYQGAMRLSELGIPTIGIPGTIDNDLAYTEMTLGYDTAVNSCVSDIRAIRATSRSHDRPAVIEVMGRHCGDIALKSAASTGAEIVVVPEVPWSIDQVADRLNALIARGNNRVSVVVAEGAWDSMEPFDVYGFLTSHGKQCYPGEGISSLRLASILKRKCGMVEARATVLGYTQRGQQPSAYDSSFAFEAGNLAVKLLNNGISNQVLGIKDGRIFHMPIAEALRCKRPFNMELYNLVNSL
- the mtrB gene encoding trp RNA-binding attenuation protein MtrB; translation: MQGDLNESAVCGDFIVVKALENGVTIIGMTRGRDTRLHHTERLDAGEVMVAQFTDNTSAVKVRGKAEILTRHGCIRSGLD
- a CDS encoding NUDIX domain-containing protein codes for the protein MSIRCAAKALVISEGRVLLNRCQDPEGHVYYDLPGGGQQPYETMEDAVKREVLEETGYPIAIDRFAALAEEIYEDDALRKQFPDYTHRIYHVFLAHLLDSPRRDPTETDRNQKASEWHTLEEASSLPVLYPRGIGTLLSGVPEVPVYLGTCFIE
- a CDS encoding type I phosphomannose isomerase catalytic subunit codes for the protein MHPIKMTPAYRFGAMTPWGGSALRDVFGKDIPNERTGESLEVSVLPGLESRTPDGRTLSQVLAQGGEDARGTEVGEEFPLLLKLISARERLSVQVHPGDDYARTNEGGKLGKTEAWVILSCKEDAQIVYGIREGVTKEDLAAACEEGGKAVEDCLRYLNVRPGDVVYIPAGMVHAIGEDILLLEIQQSSDVTYRFWDWGRLDKDGNPRELHVKKGLDVTDVFLHLEPCKGERLRAMGGTRVRYIEDKNFVLERLSVKGSMPLEVMPKRFRLLTALCDGYLTEEGCTIKFKAGDSVFIPASAGRIKLECEGDLMLSYPGRMENA